One genomic segment of Mycolicibacterium chubuense NBB4 includes these proteins:
- a CDS encoding alpha/beta fold hydrolase, producing MTDLLKTYRFGPSGPARVLAVHGLTGHGRRWQSLFTDYLPDVAALAPDLLGHGRSSWDAPWTIDANVAALGALLDAETDGPVVVVGHSFGGALALNLAAARPDLIAGLVLLDPAVALDGARMREIADDMYRSPDYTDRAEARREKVDGSWGEVAEAELERELDEHLVALPNGRVGWRISIPAMLCYWSELTRPVPLPRDGTPTTLVRATRTDPPYATDELVASLDAAQGPNFTLLEWDCDHMVPLAKPAETAALIRDRLP from the coding sequence ATGACCGACCTGCTGAAGACCTACCGATTCGGCCCGTCCGGGCCGGCCCGGGTGCTGGCCGTCCACGGGCTGACCGGGCACGGCCGGCGCTGGCAGTCGTTGTTCACCGACTACCTGCCCGATGTGGCGGCTCTCGCGCCGGATCTCCTGGGCCACGGCCGGTCGTCCTGGGACGCTCCGTGGACGATCGACGCCAACGTCGCGGCGCTGGGCGCCCTCCTCGACGCCGAAACCGACGGCCCCGTCGTGGTCGTCGGTCACTCGTTCGGCGGCGCGCTCGCGCTGAACCTCGCCGCGGCCCGGCCCGACCTGATCGCCGGGCTGGTGCTGCTCGATCCCGCGGTGGCCCTCGACGGCGCCCGGATGCGCGAGATCGCCGACGACATGTACCGCTCGCCCGACTACACCGACCGCGCCGAGGCTCGCCGGGAGAAGGTCGACGGCTCCTGGGGCGAGGTCGCCGAGGCCGAGCTCGAGCGCGAACTCGACGAGCACCTCGTCGCGTTGCCGAACGGCCGGGTGGGCTGGCGGATCAGCATCCCGGCGATGCTCTGCTACTGGAGCGAACTCACCCGGCCGGTGCCGCTGCCCCGCGACGGCACCCCGACCACGCTGGTCCGCGCCACCCGCACCGACCCGCCGTATGCGACCGATGAGCTGGTCGCCTCGCTCGACGCCGCTCAGGGGCCGAATTTCACGCTGCTCGAATGGGATTGCGACCACATGGTGCCGCTGGCCAAACCGGCCGAGACCGCAGCGCTGATCCGCGACCGGCTGCCCTGA